From a region of the Buchnera aphidicola str. Ak (Acyrthosiphon kondoi) genome:
- the dnaE gene encoding DNA polymerase III subunit alpha: MNEPKFIHLHVHSDYSIIDGLSKPEELVKKAAFLNMPAIAITDYCNLYGVIKFYNIAHKVGLKPIIGITVKFFSDLINNELTKLTLLASTQEGYKNLILLISYAHQKGYINNNEVTIEKKWLSEINKGLILLSGGPQGELGKVLLHGQSSLTFNCLSFYQKYFPDSYYLELFRTNRNNEETYLDLAIDLSLSTGIPVVATNDVCFLNKEDFKVHKIRIAINEGETLQNSKIQNNYSNQQFLKSTKEMCDLFSDIPEALINSVEIAKRCNVFISSGKYFLPQFPTGEISVENYLIAQAYRGIKKRLSLWCLDNKKYKSIYNQYKNRLDMELNVINKMGFPGYFLIVMEFIQWAKDNSIPVGPGRGSGAGSLVAYALNITEVDPLSFNLLFERFLNPERISMPDFDIDFCMEKRDKVIDHVSDIYGRNAVAQIITFGTLTAKAVIRDVGRVLGYPYGFINKLSKLVPLDPGITLNEAFSKESELSNLYKNNEDVKILIDIAKKLEGTNRNVGKHAGGVVISPTKITDFCPLYCDEKGDNPVTQFDKNDIEYVGLVKFDFLGLRTLTIISYAVEMINIKLKFNKKNLININLIPLDDIASFDLLKKSETTGVFQLESYGMKDLIKRLQPDCFEDIIALVALFRPGPLQSGMVDNFINRKHGRENISYPDHKWQHVLLKPILESTYGIILYQEQVMQIAQVLAGYTLGSADILRRAMSKKNLKDMSKQRAIFESGALKNGIDKKLSIKIFDLLEKFAGYGFNKSHSVAYALVSYQTLWLKAHYPAEFIAAAMTSDIDNTEKLVILVNESFNMRVKIIPPNINISKYEFYVNHESNIVYGIGAIKGIGENSVRDLIREREKNGLFHDLFDLCMRMDSNKITRRVLEKLIMSGSCDCFNTNRNYLLKSIDDAINASKESFRTKFFKQESLFGVFKNQLNQVKKNNFVNLSCSEKNKLENEYQVLGFYLTGHPIDQYVKELKNYVNGMTLSQLKFAEKRKEFLVVGIIVSIKIKTTKNKNRIAILTLDDNTGRLEVLIFTALLDIYESLLKINKLLFVKGVLNISFINKYINMTAHDLMSLSMVRDKNIHKLTIILSEDKKDTSFLKKLYQCLDKQPKGNVPVCISYNKKRVCLNLTLNQKWFVIITDDFLNELKLLVGSKKIKLEYA, encoded by the coding sequence ATGAATGAACCAAAATTTATTCATCTTCATGTACATAGTGATTATTCGATTATTGATGGATTGTCAAAACCTGAAGAATTAGTCAAAAAAGCAGCATTTTTAAATATGCCTGCTATTGCAATAACTGATTATTGCAATTTATATGGTGTAATTAAATTTTATAACATAGCGCATAAAGTGGGTTTAAAGCCTATTATCGGTATTACAGTAAAATTTTTTTCTGATTTAATTAATAACGAGTTAACAAAATTAACTTTATTAGCCTCTACTCAAGAAGGCTATAAAAATTTAATATTATTAATTTCTTATGCACATCAAAAAGGATATATTAATAATAACGAGGTTACTATTGAAAAAAAGTGGTTGTCAGAAATCAATAAAGGATTAATATTACTTTCTGGAGGTCCTCAAGGTGAACTTGGAAAAGTTTTGCTTCATGGTCAATCCTCATTAACATTTAATTGTTTATCGTTTTATCAGAAATATTTTCCTGATTCTTACTATTTAGAATTATTTCGTACAAACCGAAATAATGAAGAGACATATTTAGATTTAGCTATAGATTTATCTTTATCTACAGGAATTCCTGTTGTTGCGACTAATGATGTTTGTTTCTTAAATAAAGAAGATTTTAAAGTTCATAAAATTAGAATTGCTATTAATGAAGGTGAAACATTACAAAATTCAAAAATTCAAAATAATTATAGTAATCAACAATTTTTAAAAAGTACAAAAGAAATGTGTGATCTTTTTTCAGATATTCCAGAAGCACTTATTAATAGTGTAGAAATTGCGAAACGTTGTAATGTTTTCATATCTTCTGGAAAGTATTTTTTACCACAGTTTCCAACTGGAGAAATTAGTGTTGAAAATTATTTAATTGCACAAGCATATAGAGGCATAAAAAAACGTTTAAGTCTTTGGTGCTTAGATAATAAAAAATATAAAAGTATTTATAATCAATATAAAAATCGTCTAGATATGGAATTAAATGTAATTAATAAAATGGGTTTTCCTGGATATTTTTTGATTGTTATGGAATTTATACAATGGGCAAAAGATAATAGTATTCCAGTAGGTCCAGGACGGGGTTCTGGTGCAGGTTCTCTTGTAGCCTATGCTTTGAATATTACAGAAGTTGATCCGTTATCTTTTAATCTTTTATTCGAAAGATTTTTGAATCCAGAGCGTATTTCAATGCCTGATTTTGATATTGATTTTTGTATGGAAAAACGTGACAAAGTAATTGATCATGTTTCAGATATATATGGTAGAAATGCGGTAGCGCAAATTATTACTTTTGGAACATTAACAGCAAAAGCTGTTATTAGAGATGTAGGTCGAGTTTTAGGATATCCATACGGATTTATCAATAAACTGTCTAAGTTAGTACCTTTAGATCCCGGTATAACTTTGAATGAAGCTTTTTCTAAAGAATCTGAATTATCTAATCTTTATAAAAATAATGAAGATGTTAAAATTTTAATTGATATTGCTAAAAAATTAGAAGGAACAAATAGAAATGTTGGTAAACATGCAGGTGGTGTAGTTATTTCTCCTACTAAAATTACTGATTTTTGTCCATTATATTGTGATGAAAAAGGGGATAATCCAGTAACTCAATTTGATAAAAATGATATAGAATATGTAGGATTAGTAAAATTTGATTTTCTTGGTTTACGTACACTTACGATTATTAGTTATGCAGTTGAAATGATTAATATAAAATTAAAGTTTAATAAAAAAAACTTAATAAATATTAATTTAATTCCTCTTGATGATATTGCATCTTTTGATTTATTAAAAAAATCTGAAACTACTGGTGTATTCCAATTAGAATCCTATGGCATGAAAGATTTAATCAAAAGATTACAACCTGACTGTTTTGAAGATATTATTGCTTTAGTAGCACTTTTTAGACCAGGTCCTCTACAGTCTGGGATGGTTGATAATTTTATTAATCGAAAACACGGGCGTGAAAATATTTCATATCCTGATCATAAATGGCAACATGTATTATTAAAACCTATATTAGAATCAACGTATGGTATTATATTATACCAAGAACAAGTCATGCAAATAGCACAGGTTTTAGCAGGTTATACACTTGGAAGTGCAGATATTTTAAGACGAGCAATGAGTAAAAAGAATTTGAAAGATATGTCAAAACAACGTGCTATTTTTGAATCAGGAGCTTTAAAGAATGGTATTGACAAAAAATTATCAATAAAAATTTTTGATTTATTAGAAAAATTTGCAGGATATGGTTTTAATAAATCTCATTCTGTTGCTTATGCTTTAGTTTCGTATCAAACATTATGGTTAAAAGCACATTATCCTGCTGAATTTATAGCTGCAGCTATGACATCTGATATAGATAATACAGAAAAACTTGTTATTTTAGTTAATGAATCTTTTAATATGAGAGTAAAAATTATACCACCAAATATCAATATAAGTAAATATGAATTTTATGTGAATCATGAAAGTAATATAGTTTATGGTATTGGTGCTATTAAAGGTATAGGAGAAAACTCAGTACGAGATCTTATCCGAGAACGTGAGAAAAATGGATTGTTTCATGATTTATTTGATCTTTGTATGAGAATGGATTCTAATAAGATAACTCGTAGAGTCTTAGAAAAATTAATTATGTCTGGTAGTTGTGACTGTTTTAATACAAATAGAAATTATTTGCTTAAATCAATTGATGATGCTATAAATGCATCAAAAGAATCTTTTAGAACAAAATTTTTTAAACAAGAAAGTCTTTTCGGTGTCTTTAAAAATCAATTAAATCAAGTGAAGAAAAATAATTTTGTTAATCTTTCTTGTTCTGAAAAAAATAAATTAGAAAATGAATATCAAGTATTAGGATTTTATCTTACAGGACATCCTATTGATCAATATGTAAAAGAACTAAAAAATTATGTGAATGGTATGACATTGTCACAATTAAAATTTGCTGAGAAAAGAAAGGAATTTTTAGTTGTAGGAATTATAGTTTCTATTAAAATTAAAACTACTAAAAATAAGAATCGAATAGCTATTTTAACATTAGATGATAATACTGGTCGTTTAGAAGTCTTAATTTTTACAGCTTTATTAGATATATATGAATCTCTTTTAAAAATAAATAAACTTTTATTTGTAAAAGGAGTTTTAAACATTAGTTTTATTAACAAATATATTAATATGACGGCTCATGATCTTATGAGCTTAAGTATGGTAAGAGACAAAAACATACATAAACTAACAATTATATTAAGTGAAGATAAAAAAGATACATCTTTTTTAAAAAAATTGTATCAATGTTTAGATAAACAACCTAAAGGAAATGTGCCCGTTTGTATTTCTTATAATAAAAAAAGAGTATGTTTAAATTTAACATTGAATCAAAAGTGGTTTGTTATAATTACCGACGATTTTTTAAATGAATTAAAATTACTAGTAGGATCAAAAAAAATAAAATTAGAATACGCTTAA
- the argS gene encoding arginine--tRNA ligase has protein sequence MNLKKIIQKDIENALIKIGLIDCNPIIISNKKIELGHYQLNNLIKIASISKLEPYELFKIIIFNMKKEHEYMYKKITFSQPGFINIFINNHWISEQLEKIFISSRLGINYVKSQNIVIDYSSPNIAKEMHVGHLRSTIIGDVMARTLDFLGHNVIRANHIGDWGTQFGMLIAYLENKKLKNYDISLSKLEEFYCKAKKKYDIDQLFAKKSREYVVKLQNGDQYCYSIWKKLVSITMVENYKIYKRLNVTLKENHTMGESLYNKMLPNIIQDLQKKKIAIKKDGSIIVFLKEFKNRLGESMGVVIQKQDQGFLYSTTDIACFKYRYQILHADRIIYYTDSRQNQHLMQAWTIAKKANYISQDLSLEHHMFGMMLSKNKRPFKTRDGNTIKLSALLDEAIERAMYLIKNKKSNLSKKKLTQLANIIGISAVKYADLSKNRNTNYVFDWDEMLSFEGNTAPYIQYAYTRIISILKKSIIPINKLKEKIILKKTSEINLAIKILEFEEIILLISKRGTPHILCKYLYQLATSFSNFYQNCSILFSKKIKTRKTRLKLSILTAKTLKKGLNMLGITVVKKM, from the coding sequence ATGAATTTAAAAAAAATAATACAAAAAGACATTGAAAACGCTTTAATTAAAATAGGTCTTATAGACTGCAACCCTATTATTATATCGAACAAAAAAATAGAACTAGGTCATTATCAACTTAATAATCTAATAAAAATAGCCAGTATATCAAAACTAGAACCATATGAATTATTTAAGATAATAATATTTAATATGAAAAAAGAACATGAATACATGTATAAGAAAATCACATTTTCTCAGCCAGGTTTTATTAATATCTTTATCAATAATCATTGGATCTCTGAACAATTAGAAAAAATTTTTATTTCATCACGTCTTGGTATCAATTACGTTAAATCGCAAAACATTGTGATTGATTATTCTTCTCCAAATATTGCAAAAGAAATGCATGTTGGACATTTACGTTCGACAATTATTGGAGATGTTATGGCAAGAACATTAGATTTTTTAGGACATAATGTAATTAGAGCAAACCATATTGGTGACTGGGGGACACAGTTCGGTATGTTAATTGCATATTTAGAAAATAAAAAACTAAAAAACTATGATATCTCTCTTTCAAAATTAGAAGAATTTTACTGTAAAGCTAAGAAAAAATACGATATTGATCAGTTATTTGCAAAAAAATCTAGAGAATACGTAGTCAAATTACAAAATGGAGATCAATATTGTTATTCTATTTGGAAAAAATTAGTATCTATTACAATGGTCGAAAATTATAAAATATATAAAAGACTGAATGTAACTCTAAAAGAAAATCATACTATGGGAGAAAGTTTGTATAATAAAATGCTTCCTAATATTATTCAAGATCTTCAAAAGAAAAAAATAGCAATTAAAAAAGACGGTTCTATAATTGTTTTTTTAAAAGAATTTAAGAATAGATTAGGAGAATCTATGGGTGTAGTTATTCAAAAACAAGATCAAGGTTTTTTATATTCGACTACTGATATTGCTTGTTTTAAATATAGATATCAAATATTACATGCTGATCGTATTATATATTACACTGATTCTCGTCAGAATCAGCATTTAATGCAAGCATGGACGATTGCTAAAAAAGCTAATTATATATCGCAGGATTTATCTTTAGAACATCATATGTTCGGAATGATGTTATCAAAAAATAAACGCCCATTTAAAACTCGTGATGGTAATACTATAAAGCTTTCGGCACTTCTTGATGAAGCCATAGAAAGAGCAATGTATTTAATTAAAAATAAAAAGTCTAATTTATCTAAAAAAAAATTGACTCAGTTAGCTAATATAATAGGTATTAGTGCAGTAAAATATGCAGATTTGTCTAAAAATAGAAATACAAATTATGTATTTGATTGGGATGAAATGCTTAGCTTTGAAGGTAACACTGCACCTTATATTCAATATGCTTATACAAGAATCATTTCTATTTTAAAAAAATCTATTATACCTATAAATAAATTAAAAGAAAAAATTATTTTAAAAAAAACAAGTGAAATAAATTTAGCTATTAAAATATTAGAATTTGAAGAAATTATTCTATTAATTTCTAAAAGAGGAACCCCTCATATTTTGTGTAAATATCTTTATCAACTTGCAACAAGTTTTTCTAATTTTTATCAAAATTGCTCTATACTTTTTTCTAAAAAAATAAAAACTCGTAAAACCAGACTTAAATTATCTATTTTAACAGCTAAAACCTTAAAAAAAGGACTAAACATGCTTGGTATCACAGTTGTAAAAAAAATGTAA
- a CDS encoding proline--tRNA ligase, giving the protein MLTSQYLLSTLKDIPYDAKIISHQLMLRSGMIRKISSGLYIWLPTGIRVLKKIKKIIKKEMKKINALEILMPIVQPEYLWKESGRLNIYGEELLKFSDRRNNQFILGPTNEEVITNFIGSKIHSYKELPLILYQIQTKFRDETRPRFGIIRTREFMMKDAYSFHINQNCLEDTYNKFRDSYIKIFKKMKLDFCIVKAESGSMGGNISHEFQAFSNNGEDEIVFSDDKTYASNINMAESIETINFFKKKDQYEIVKDKAKSKKSIIISEKLNTPLKNQIKTFLVKTKIKNITSIAALLIRGDHELNLFKIEKIDILKKPLVFLDEKETIALIGVKKKFLGPYGLKIPIIADISTYTMKDFTIGSNIDKHFFINVNWNIDLPIPVIKDIRKVTEDDLSPHGIGCLNIKKSIEIGHIFQLGQKYSRIMKTSFKTKDGNPRNLYMGCYGIGITRIVAAVIEQNHDENGIIWPNSIAPFEVVILPIDMEKSKKIKKIANILYQNFKKIGIDIILDDRYERPGVMFNEMDLIGIPHQIIISRRSIENNNVEYCERKNKKKILINIKDIINFMIQRLKK; this is encoded by the coding sequence ATGCTTACAAGTCAATACTTATTATCAACTTTAAAAGATATACCTTATGATGCAAAAATTATTAGCCATCAACTAATGTTAAGAAGTGGAATGATTAGAAAAATTTCATCAGGTTTATATATTTGGCTTCCAACTGGAATTAGAGTGCTAAAAAAAATAAAAAAAATTATCAAAAAAGAAATGAAAAAAATAAATGCATTAGAAATATTAATGCCTATTGTACAACCTGAATATTTATGGAAAGAAAGTGGAAGATTAAATATATACGGAGAAGAATTATTAAAATTTTCGGACCGCCGTAACAACCAATTTATTTTAGGTCCTACTAATGAAGAAGTTATTACAAATTTTATTGGCTCTAAAATTCATTCATATAAAGAACTTCCTTTAATTCTATATCAAATACAAACAAAATTTAGAGACGAAACACGACCTCGTTTTGGAATAATTAGAACACGTGAATTTATGATGAAAGATGCTTACTCTTTTCATATCAACCAAAATTGTTTAGAGGATACTTATAATAAATTTCGTGACAGTTATATAAAAATATTTAAAAAAATGAAATTAGATTTTTGTATAGTAAAAGCTGAATCAGGTTCTATGGGAGGCAATATCTCTCATGAGTTTCAAGCTTTTTCTAACAATGGAGAAGATGAAATAGTTTTTTCTGACGATAAAACATATGCTTCAAATATTAATATGGCTGAATCTATAGAAACGATTAATTTTTTTAAAAAAAAAGATCAATATGAAATTGTTAAAGATAAAGCAAAAAGTAAAAAATCTATAATAATTTCTGAAAAATTAAATACACCATTAAAAAATCAAATTAAAACTTTTTTAGTGAAAACAAAAATAAAAAATATTACTTCAATAGCTGCATTATTAATACGTGGAGATCATGAATTAAATTTATTTAAAATAGAAAAGATCGATATCTTAAAAAAACCTTTAGTGTTTTTAGATGAAAAAGAAACTATTGCATTGATAGGAGTTAAAAAAAAATTCTTAGGTCCCTATGGGTTAAAAATTCCGATTATTGCCGATATATCCACATATACAATGAAAGATTTTACTATTGGTTCAAATATTGATAAACATTTCTTTATAAATGTAAATTGGAATATTGATTTACCTATTCCAGTTATTAAAGATATTAGAAAAGTAACAGAAGACGATTTAAGTCCTCATGGTATAGGATGTTTAAATATTAAAAAAAGTATTGAAATTGGTCATATATTTCAACTTGGACAAAAATATTCTAGAATAATGAAAACATCTTTTAAGACTAAAGATGGCAATCCAAGAAATTTATATATGGGATGTTATGGAATAGGAATAACACGAATCGTAGCAGCCGTAATTGAACAAAATCATGATGAAAATGGTATTATCTGGCCAAATTCTATTGCCCCTTTTGAAGTAGTTATTTTACCTATAGATATGGAAAAATCTAAAAAAATAAAAAAAATAGCAAATATTTTATATCAAAATTTTAAAAAAATAGGAATAGACATTATATTAGATGATAGATATGAACGACCAGGAGTTATGTTTAATGAAATGGATTTAATAGGCATTCCTCATCAAATTATTATTAGTAGACGTTCAATTGAAAATAATAACGTTGAATATTGTGAAAGAAAAAATAAGAAAAAAATTCTAATCAATATAAAAGATATAATAAATTTCATGATACAAAGACTAAAAAAATAA
- the flhB gene encoding flagellar biosynthesis protein FlhB, with protein MNDNISEEKTENPTEHRVRKFRKKGKTRYSRELNSLFILLVGFINLWWYRDLIIFNLGKIMCNSFDFNKNDFLNENSTLLEIFISLKNIFFIFFPFLLSLLIVIIIPPILFSGIELNFKSLKFNFAKLNPFDGLKRMFSVQIIAELIKIILKLFIVSSISFWYLSISFSEILFLIKESYISALSHGCNIIFSCCFLIIFGLAPIVFLDIIWQQFNYYKKIKMTRQEIKDELREKEGNPNIKIRIRRAMKAAMRRKMISDIPTADVIITNPIHYSIALKYDERKMNAPKVIGKGIGEMAIKIQHLALKNNISIISAPSLARSLYRYSEIGQYIPSPLYKAVAEVLAWVWKVRKWKKDGGIFPEKPRNISVPSELIFTGEHKTND; from the coding sequence ATGAACGATAATATTAGTGAGGAAAAAACAGAAAATCCCACCGAGCATCGTGTTAGAAAATTTCGCAAAAAAGGAAAAACAAGATATTCTAGAGAACTGAATTCTTTATTTATTTTATTAGTAGGATTTATAAATTTATGGTGGTATAGAGATTTAATTATTTTTAATCTCGGTAAAATAATGTGTAATAGTTTTGATTTCAATAAAAATGATTTTTTAAATGAAAACAGTACTTTACTAGAAATATTTATATCTTTAAAAAATATATTTTTTATTTTTTTTCCATTTTTATTATCTTTATTAATTGTAATTATAATACCTCCTATACTTTTTAGTGGTATTGAGTTAAATTTTAAATCATTAAAATTTAATTTTGCAAAATTAAATCCTTTTGATGGTTTAAAGAGAATGTTTTCTGTGCAAATAATAGCAGAACTTATAAAGATAATATTAAAGTTATTTATAGTTAGTAGTATATCTTTTTGGTATTTGTCAATTTCTTTTTCTGAAATACTCTTTTTAATTAAAGAAAGTTATATATCTGCATTATCACATGGATGTAATATAATTTTTTCTTGTTGTTTTTTAATTATATTTGGATTAGCGCCTATTGTTTTTTTAGATATTATTTGGCAACAATTCAACTACTATAAAAAAATAAAAATGACTCGTCAAGAAATCAAAGATGAATTAAGAGAGAAAGAAGGAAATCCAAATATTAAAATACGTATCCGTCGAGCAATGAAGGCTGCTATGCGCAGAAAAATGATTTCAGATATTCCTACAGCCGATGTAATTATAACTAATCCTATACATTATTCCATTGCACTGAAATATGATGAAAGAAAAATGAATGCGCCTAAAGTAATAGGTAAAGGTATAGGTGAAATGGCTATTAAAATACAACATTTAGCTCTCAAAAATAATATCTCTATTATTTCAGCACCATCATTAGCTCGTTCATTATACCGTTATTCTGAAATAGGACAATATATTCCCAGTCCTCTTTACAAGGCTGTTGCAGAAGTTTTAGCATGGGTTTGGAAAGTACGAAAATGGAAAAAAGACGGTGGTATTTTCCCTGAAAAACCTAGAAATATATCGGTTCCGTCAGAATTAATTTTTACAGGAGAACATAAAACTAATGATTAA
- the flhA gene encoding flagellar biosynthesis protein FlhA has product MINFSSFFRIIKSLKTTQWQILAGPILILMILSMMVLPLAPFVLDVFFTFNIALSIIILLVSMFTRHTLEFTAFPTILLFSTLLRLALNVASTRIIFLRGHTGADSAGRVIESFGHFLVGGNFAIGIVVFIILVIINFIVITKGASRIAEVGARFILDAMPGKQMAIDADLNAGLIGEEKAKKRRIKITQEADFYGSMDGASKFVRGDAIAGILIMIINIFGGLIIGLIQHHMLLNKAVEVYTLLTIGDGLVAQIPALVISTAAGVIVTRVSSNQNVGEQMVSQLFYNPQVILLSAIVLGVLGLVPGMPNIIFLVFTVLLFILSWWSYEKKYNLESNFLGSDKKYKLIHDSILEASWNDVELEDPIRIEIGYKLTPMTDVNQKGDLLDRIRIVRKKIAQEIGFLPPLVRIKNNMNLSGNIYRIFIKGVEVGSGKCFYGRFMAIHSGRETEPLPFEKIHEPTFGLSGYWIDEEFRNTAQKKGYSVIESSVVISTHLNFLITNHIDELFGRQEAQQLLEHVGMGMPKLTEDLIPNIINLTVLHKVLKNLLLEHVPIRDMRTILETLSECADTQKDPNELTSIVRIALRKIIIQKLFNQNSIIEIIGLESNLEQLLLNSLKSGTNTIEPTLSENLLIKTKEAIKKQLLIGSPLVLLVTHPLRYFLSKFLRNSFPELTVLSQFEIADVKKIKMTNIIGM; this is encoded by the coding sequence ATGATTAACTTTTCTTCTTTTTTTCGTATTATAAAAAGTTTAAAAACAACTCAATGGCAAATACTTGCGGGTCCAATACTTATTTTAATGATTTTGTCAATGATGGTTTTACCGTTAGCACCTTTTGTTTTAGATGTTTTCTTTACTTTTAATATCGCATTATCAATAATAATTTTACTTGTTTCTATGTTTACTCGTCATACTTTAGAGTTTACTGCTTTTCCAACTATTTTACTTTTCTCTACATTATTACGTTTAGCTTTAAATGTGGCTTCTACTCGTATTATTTTTTTAAGAGGTCATACTGGAGCAGATTCAGCAGGAAGAGTAATTGAATCATTTGGACATTTTTTAGTAGGTGGAAATTTTGCTATTGGAATAGTTGTATTTATAATCTTAGTAATTATTAATTTCATTGTTATTACTAAAGGAGCTAGCAGAATAGCAGAAGTTGGAGCACGATTTATATTAGATGCTATGCCTGGGAAACAAATGGCAATTGATGCTGATTTAAATGCAGGTTTGATTGGTGAAGAAAAAGCTAAAAAACGTCGCATAAAAATAACACAAGAAGCTGATTTTTATGGGTCGATGGATGGTGCTAGTAAATTTGTACGTGGAGATGCAATCGCTGGCATTTTAATAATGATTATTAATATTTTTGGAGGTTTAATTATTGGTTTAATACAGCATCATATGCTGTTAAATAAAGCTGTAGAAGTCTATACACTGTTAACTATTGGAGACGGTTTAGTTGCTCAAATTCCAGCTTTGGTTATTTCTACTGCAGCAGGAGTTATCGTAACACGTGTTAGTAGTAATCAGAACGTTGGGGAACAAATGGTTAGTCAATTGTTTTATAATCCTCAAGTTATTTTATTAAGTGCAATTGTTTTAGGTGTTCTTGGTTTAGTACCAGGCATGCCAAATATTATATTTTTAGTTTTTACAGTTTTATTGTTTATCTTGTCTTGGTGGTCATATGAAAAAAAATATAATCTAGAAAGTAATTTTTTAGGTTCTGATAAAAAATATAAATTAATACATGATTCAATTTTAGAAGCATCTTGGAATGATGTTGAACTAGAAGACCCGATTAGAATAGAAATAGGTTATAAATTAACACCAATGACTGATGTTAATCAAAAAGGTGACTTATTAGATAGGATTCGTATAGTTCGAAAAAAAATTGCTCAAGAAATTGGATTTTTACCTCCGTTAGTGCGTATTAAAAATAATATGAATTTATCAGGAAATATTTATCGTATTTTTATCAAAGGAGTAGAAGTAGGTAGTGGAAAATGTTTTTATGGACGTTTTATGGCTATTCATTCAGGTAGAGAAACAGAACCTTTGCCTTTTGAAAAAATACATGAACCAACTTTTGGTTTATCTGGTTATTGGATTGATGAAGAATTTAGAAATACAGCTCAAAAAAAAGGTTATTCTGTTATAGAATCTAGTGTTGTAATTTCAACACATTTAAATTTTTTAATTACTAATCATATTGATGAATTATTTGGTCGCCAAGAAGCTCAACAATTATTAGAACATGTTGGTATGGGAATGCCAAAATTAACTGAAGATTTAATTCCAAATATAATTAATTTAACAGTTCTTCATAAAGTTCTTAAAAACTTATTATTAGAACATGTTCCGATTCGTGATATGAGAACTATTTTAGAAACATTATCAGAGTGTGCAGACACTCAAAAAGATCCAAATGAATTAACTAGTATTGTACGTATTGCATTACGCAAAATTATTATACAGAAATTATTTAATCAAAATAGTATAATTGAAATAATAGGATTAGAATCAAATTTAGAACAATTATTATTAAATAGTTTAAAATCAGGAACTAATACGATAGAACCTACTTTATCTGAAAATTTATTAATAAAAACAAAAGAAGCTATTAAAAAACAATTATTAATAGGTTCTCCTCTTGTATTATTAGTGACTCATCCCTTACGATATTTTTTATCAAAATTTTTGCGAAACAGTTTTCCAGAATTAACTGTTTTATCTCAATTTGAAATTGCAGATGTTAAAAAAATAAAAATGACTAATATTATTGGTATGTAA
- the gloB gene encoding hydroxyacylglutathione hydrolase: protein MMIKKILILVDNYVWFLYDIRGFCLIVDPGLSEPVIQLIEKEKWQPRAILLTHNHIDHTGGVQKIVERFPQITVFGPKETKQYGVNKIVTEGDKIIILDKIFYVFFTPGHTSGHVSYYSNPYLFCGDTLFSGGCGRVYLNKYLEMYNSIQKISSLPNNTFLCCSHEYTVSNLKFSIFLCPDDKLINLYFEKIKNRLILGKSSLPSYILFEKKVNLFLRTNEDSLKRAMGLKNSCTSFEVFLNLRLKKDFWS from the coding sequence ATGATGATAAAAAAAATACTGATTTTAGTGGATAACTATGTTTGGTTTCTTTATGATATTCGTGGTTTTTGTCTAATTGTAGATCCTGGATTATCTGAACCTGTAATACAACTAATAGAGAAAGAAAAATGGCAGCCAAGGGCTATTTTATTAACTCATAATCATATCGATCACACTGGAGGTGTGCAAAAAATTGTTGAACGTTTTCCTCAAATAACTGTCTTCGGACCTAAAGAAACAAAACAATATGGTGTTAATAAAATTGTTACCGAAGGGGATAAAATTATCATTTTAGATAAAATTTTTTACGTTTTTTTTACGCCGGGTCACACATCAGGTCATGTTTCTTACTATAGCAATCCATATCTTTTTTGCGGAGATACTCTTTTTTCTGGAGGTTGTGGACGTGTATACCTAAACAAATATTTAGAAATGTATAATTCTATACAAAAAATTTCTTCTCTTCCAAATAATACTTTTTTATGCTGTTCTCACGAATACACTGTATCAAATTTAAAATTTTCTATTTTTTTATGTCCTGATGATAAATTAATTAATTTATATTTTGAAAAAATTAAAAATAGATTAATACTTGGTAAGTCTAGCTTACCTTCTTATATTTTATTTGAAAAAAAAGTTAATTTGTTTTTAAGGACGAATGAAGACTCCCTTAAAAGAGCGATGGGATTAAAGAATAGTTGCACTTCTTTTGAAGTATTTTTAAATTTAAGATTAAAAAAAGATTTTTGGAGCTAA